The following coding sequences lie in one Candidatus Neomarinimicrobiota bacterium genomic window:
- a CDS encoding glycosyltransferase: MAKSEIRVSVVLCTTFSSSLVERTVESIVNQEIDRRFVELILVINGKCGGVEIGFLDKYKGNFNIVVLKEKRLGLSRARNRGLNAARGEFVAFIDDDAIADRCWLKNILEIFENADSRVACIGGKVLPIWESGRPRWLSDRMMTALSLVDEGNRAFCVRSGKSFLAGTNLVFRKSVLVKYLGFRADLGRVGSRLISNEENYIIECTIRDGYRVLYAPSIIVFHVVKKERLKKGWFYRRMFYQGISNGVMDSLILKKYPLFFLKRLFLTFFYLCLLTYLFFILFLPVVHSLIFTIKCHILIPAGYIWFYFYKN; the protein is encoded by the coding sequence ATGGCTAAATCTGAAATTCGTGTTTCTGTGGTTTTGTGTACTACATTTAGTTCTTCCCTTGTTGAGAGAACGGTTGAAAGTATTGTTAATCAGGAGATAGATAGGCGCTTTGTTGAATTGATTTTGGTTATCAATGGAAAATGTGGTGGGGTGGAGATAGGCTTTCTTGATAAATATAAAGGTAATTTTAACATAGTTGTTCTGAAAGAGAAGAGACTTGGTTTATCCCGTGCAAGGAATAGAGGGTTAAATGCTGCTAGAGGTGAGTTTGTGGCTTTCATAGATGATGATGCTATAGCGGATAGGTGTTGGCTTAAGAATATTCTTGAGATTTTTGAAAATGCTGATTCCAGAGTTGCCTGCATAGGCGGGAAAGTTTTGCCTATTTGGGAGTCCGGTAGGCCAAGATGGTTGTCCGATAGAATGATGACCGCCCTTTCACTTGTAGATGAAGGAAATAGGGCTTTTTGCGTGAGGAGTGGGAAAAGTTTCTTAGCTGGGACAAATTTAGTTTTTAGGAAATCTGTTTTGGTCAAATATTTGGGTTTTAGGGCAGATTTGGGAAGGGTAGGCAGTAGATTGATTTCTAACGAGGAGAATTACATTATAGAATGCACTATAAGGGATGGGTATCGGGTGTTATATGCCCCATCGATTATTGTTTTCCATGTTGTGAAGAAAGAGCGACTTAAGAAAGGGTGGTTTTATAGAAGGATGTTTTATCAGGGCATTTCTAATGGGGTTATGGATAGTCTGATTCTAAAGAAGTATCCCCTGTTTTTTCTGAAAAGGTTGTTTTTGACTTTTTTTTATCTTTGCCTCCTCACTTATCTTTTTTTTATACTTTTTCTTCCGGTTGTGCATTCTCTTATTTTTACAATAAAGTGTCATATCCTTATTCCTGCGGGATACATATGGTTTTATTTTTATAAAAATTGA
- a CDS encoding sulfotransferase produces MRNVLILGSGRSGTSMVAGTLASAGYFMGDRLYPPRHSNPKGFFEDPEINGINEKLISLVTPNRPPIIGKYFFRARPVYGQRWLSRVPLSVRWKMTREIEERIWRVVYREPYCFKDPRFSYTLPVWRPFLKDCCYICVFRDPAATVNSILKECSEVGYLFSLKINRKIALEVWELMYTHILEYHVKEGDWLFIHYDQVPTKEGLDKIEDFTGAKVDRSFPEKDLKRSKGDFEVDSKLREIYSRLCEFAGYVPR; encoded by the coding sequence ATGAGGAATGTTTTAATACTTGGATCTGGTCGAAGTGGAACAAGTATGGTTGCTGGGACCCTTGCCAGTGCTGGTTATTTTATGGGGGATAGGTTATATCCTCCTCGCCATAGTAATCCAAAAGGTTTTTTTGAAGACCCCGAGATAAACGGGATAAATGAGAAATTAATTTCACTTGTTACCCCTAACAGACCGCCGATAATAGGCAAGTATTTTTTTAGGGCACGGCCGGTTTATGGTCAGAGGTGGTTGTCGCGTGTTCCTCTAAGTGTTAGATGGAAGATGACTCGTGAAATTGAAGAAAGGATTTGGAGGGTGGTTTATAGAGAGCCATACTGCTTTAAAGACCCGAGATTTTCATATACTTTACCGGTGTGGAGACCCTTCCTAAAGGATTGTTGTTACATATGTGTTTTTAGAGATCCGGCGGCGACGGTAAATAGTATATTAAAGGAGTGTAGTGAAGTTGGATATCTATTCAGCTTGAAGATCAATAGAAAGATAGCTCTCGAAGTCTGGGAATTAATGTATACCCACATTTTGGAGTATCATGTTAAAGAAGGGGATTGGTTGTTCATTCATTATGATCAGGTTCCAACTAAAGAGGGGTTGGATAAGATAGAAGATTTTACCGGTGCGAAGGTAGACAGGTCTTTTCCGGAGAAAGATCTAAAAAGGTCTAAAGGGGATTTTGAGGTTGATAGTAAGTTGCGGGAAATTTATAGTAGGCTATGTGAGTTTGCTGGTTATGTTCCCCGGTAA
- a CDS encoding radical SAM protein, which yields MAKRELLCVYPWMAISQESPGDHLRVCCWSKVNIKNIEKRSLEEIWNGSEYRYLRQKMLEGDIDKICKDTCPFVVNGKYVAKPDRINGISKEYIENKRLMWEEIESGKVVISSKPTYVKLYPTNRCNLGCIMCRQGNVKSEHIFDKMMNEIRGWFKYMDRIEFVGGEPLLSREVIEFIKEFGPAVYPDLKIHIITNGILLNKNVIDMMDGKFRSLSISIDGASKEVYESIRIGGKWEVLMKNMGYLAGKVRGKDVEVKILTVVMKRNIDDLFNIAVMTKNSGFSVGYQPISGIWHGQSIERRRDIIRAIRQLKKAQKYYPEGVYVNSAISDLSRKLDGGGSLLKKVFNKVLSIGGKWL from the coding sequence ATGGCTAAGAGGGAGTTGTTGTGTGTTTATCCGTGGATGGCTATAAGCCAGGAATCTCCTGGTGATCATTTGAGAGTATGCTGTTGGTCCAAAGTAAACATCAAAAATATTGAGAAAAGAAGTCTAGAAGAGATATGGAACGGTTCTGAGTACAGGTATTTGCGGCAGAAAATGCTGGAGGGGGATATTGACAAGATATGTAAAGATACCTGTCCTTTTGTTGTTAATGGCAAATATGTTGCGAAGCCGGATCGTATAAATGGGATAAGTAAGGAATATATTGAGAACAAAAGATTGATGTGGGAAGAAATAGAGAGTGGGAAAGTGGTGATTTCCAGTAAACCGACTTATGTTAAGTTATACCCGACGAATAGATGTAATCTTGGCTGTATAATGTGTAGGCAGGGGAATGTAAAGTCTGAACATATTTTTGATAAAATGATGAATGAAATACGAGGATGGTTTAAGTACATGGATAGGATAGAGTTTGTCGGAGGTGAGCCTCTTTTATCCAGAGAGGTAATTGAGTTTATAAAGGAATTTGGTCCTGCAGTGTATCCAGATTTGAAGATACATATAATAACAAATGGTATCTTATTGAATAAAAACGTAATTGACATGATGGATGGGAAATTCAGAAGTCTGTCTATTTCAATAGATGGTGCCAGCAAAGAAGTTTACGAAAGTATAAGAATAGGAGGCAAGTGGGAGGTGTTAATGAAAAATATGGGTTATCTGGCAGGGAAGGTTAGAGGTAAAGATGTAGAGGTTAAGATTTTAACTGTGGTGATGAAAAGAAATATCGATGATTTGTTTAATATTGCAGTAATGACAAAGAATTCTGGGTTTAGCGTGGGTTACCAACCCATAAGTGGTATCTGGCATGGACAGAGTATAGAGCGCAGAAGAGATATTATTAGAGCAATTAGGCAGCTGAAGAAAGCTCAGAAGTATTATCCAGAGGGGGTATATGTTAATTCTGCGATTTCTGATTTAAGTCGGAAATTAGATGGTGGAGGGTCGCTTTTAAAGAAAGTTTTTAATAAAGTTTTGAGTATTGGGGGTAAGTGGTTATGA